The following proteins come from a genomic window of Pangasianodon hypophthalmus isolate fPanHyp1 chromosome 24, fPanHyp1.pri, whole genome shotgun sequence:
- the si:ch211-102c2.4 gene encoding uncharacterized protein si:ch211-102c2.4 isoform X1, with the protein MCVFYSERKMFLLTYTLMFICAVVYECHAEQKLRCSYNSKNKGLQRIWCKKDENNQNCCSGFSFNSGENELGSGSLSVQEDDQGFNVSVNSLPQGAGVYWCGLKNGSGTIIKLAEIELHSESAQSPMDLVWSIMRWLLFILLMLSVISTHMCCSRRKAKVNYVS; encoded by the exons atgtgtgtgttttattcagagAGGAAAATGTTCCTGTTGACATACACACTGATGTTCATCTGTGCAG TCGTGTACGAGTGTCACGCTGAGCAGAAGCTGAGATGTTCCTACAACTCCAAGAATAAAGGCCTGCAGAGAATTTGGTGTAAAAAGGACGAAAATaatcagaactgctgctcaggtTTCTCCTTCAATTCAGGGGAAAATGAGCTGGGCAGCGGGAGTCTGAGCGTGCAGGAGGATGACCAGGGCTTCAACGTGTCTGTGAACAGTCTGCCTCAGGGGGCCGGAGTTTACTGGTGCGGCCTGAAGAATGGCTCCGGCACCATCATCAAACTGGCCGAGATTGAGCTCCACAGTGAGTCTGCTCAGA GTCCGATGGATTTGGTCTGGAGCATCATGCGCTGGCTGCTCTTCATCCTGCTCATGCTGTCAGTGATTTCAACTCACATGTGCTGCAGCA GGAGAAAGGCAAAGGTAAATTACGTCTCCTGA
- the si:ch211-102c2.4 gene encoding uncharacterized protein si:ch211-102c2.4 isoform X2 has protein sequence MCVFYSERKMFLLTYTLMFICAVVYECHAEQKLRCSYNSKNKGLQRIWCKKDENNQNCCSGFSFNSGENELGSGSLSVQEDDQGFNVSVNSLPQGAGVYWCGLKNGSGTIIKLAEIELHSESAQSPMDLVWSIMRWLLFILLMLSVISTHMCCSRRKAKE, from the exons atgtgtgtgttttattcagagAGGAAAATGTTCCTGTTGACATACACACTGATGTTCATCTGTGCAG TCGTGTACGAGTGTCACGCTGAGCAGAAGCTGAGATGTTCCTACAACTCCAAGAATAAAGGCCTGCAGAGAATTTGGTGTAAAAAGGACGAAAATaatcagaactgctgctcaggtTTCTCCTTCAATTCAGGGGAAAATGAGCTGGGCAGCGGGAGTCTGAGCGTGCAGGAGGATGACCAGGGCTTCAACGTGTCTGTGAACAGTCTGCCTCAGGGGGCCGGAGTTTACTGGTGCGGCCTGAAGAATGGCTCCGGCACCATCATCAAACTGGCCGAGATTGAGCTCCACAGTGAGTCTGCTCAGA GTCCGATGGATTTGGTCTGGAGCATCATGCGCTGGCTGCTCTTCATCCTGCTCATGCTGTCAGTGATTTCAACTCACATGTGCTGCAGCA GGAGAAAGGCAAAG GAGTGA
- the si:ch211-102c2.4 gene encoding uncharacterized protein si:ch211-102c2.4 isoform X3: MCVFYSERKMFLLTYTLMFICAVVYECHAEQKLRCSYNSKNKGLQRIWCKKDENNQNCCSGFSFNSGENELGSGSLSVQEDDQGFNVSVNSLPQGAGVYWCGLKNGSGTIIKLAEIELHSPMDLVWSIMRWLLFILLMLSVISTHMCCSRRKAKVNYVS, encoded by the exons atgtgtgtgttttattcagagAGGAAAATGTTCCTGTTGACATACACACTGATGTTCATCTGTGCAG TCGTGTACGAGTGTCACGCTGAGCAGAAGCTGAGATGTTCCTACAACTCCAAGAATAAAGGCCTGCAGAGAATTTGGTGTAAAAAGGACGAAAATaatcagaactgctgctcaggtTTCTCCTTCAATTCAGGGGAAAATGAGCTGGGCAGCGGGAGTCTGAGCGTGCAGGAGGATGACCAGGGCTTCAACGTGTCTGTGAACAGTCTGCCTCAGGGGGCCGGAGTTTACTGGTGCGGCCTGAAGAATGGCTCCGGCACCATCATCAAACTGGCCGAGATTGAGCTCCACA GTCCGATGGATTTGGTCTGGAGCATCATGCGCTGGCTGCTCTTCATCCTGCTCATGCTGTCAGTGATTTCAACTCACATGTGCTGCAGCA GGAGAAAGGCAAAGGTAAATTACGTCTCCTGA